In Marasmius oreades isolate 03SP1 chromosome 3, whole genome shotgun sequence, a single window of DNA contains:
- a CDS encoding uncharacterized protein (CAZy:AA7), producing MLLKGVQIVVAFAILAVAQSPQCRILPTDSSWPAQDVWDAFNSTLDGRLIKTVPIGSPCHDPTFDEAQCKVIQTSWRIPSFHQPNPSSIMDPNFLNKSCDPFDPRDTPCRIGAYVQYAVNVSSPEHVIKTIQFVKKHNIRFVVKNTGHDYMGRSTGTGAVSVWMHNLQNITWIPEYRSSYYTGPGFKVHAGVLGIDLAKEASRKGLVVVSGECPTVGFAGGYIQGGGHSALSSVYGLAADQTLEFEVITADGQLVHASPTENEDLYWALSGGGGGTYGIVWSVTIRPHQDLPVSIASLNFTSEDNTQDVFWQALNAYQASTLNLTDYEVFGIARYTSKLFSLYPIFAVNKTSEELSALLKPLLNTLDGLGVKYVSAVQSYPGYIEAYSSISFLTNFPVADALMSSRLLPRSLWEDVETLKNVQKTIRAIVDNPGVNIFENVMKAIPEAAGYPQNAVLPAWRKAERHFVFSLLLEDGESMAQMLHDQETLTRNFLPAVKSLTPGSGSYLNEADPNDPDFKDAFYGPNYNKLLAIKDKWDPDHILYGSIAVGGDRWRQTEEGRLCRSQ from the exons ATGCTTCTCAAGGGGGTTCAAATTGTTGTAGCGTTTGCTATCCTTGCGGTCGCCCAGTCACCTCAGTGTCGAATTCTACCTACCGATTCTTCGTGGCCAGCTCAGGATGTATGGGACGCCTTCAATAGCACTCTTGACGGCCGTCTCATCAAAACCGTCCCAATTGGCAGTCCTTGTCACGACCCGACGTTCGACGAGGCACAATGCAAGGTTATTCAAACTAGTTGGCGAATTCCCTCGTTCCA CCAACCTAACCCGTCGTCAATAATGGATCCCAACTTTCTCAATAAGAGCTGTGATCCCTTCGATCCACGAGATACCCCCTGCCGAATCGGTGCATACGTACAATACGCGGTCAATGTGTCCTCACCTGAACATGTCATCAAAACCATTCAGTTCGTGAAGAAACATAACATTCGGTTTGTCGTCAAGAATACTGGACACGA TTACATGGGAAGGTCGACGGGAACTGGAGCAGTGTCGGTTTGGATGCATAACCTCCAGAACATTACATGGATTCCCGAGTACAGGTCATCTTATTACACTGGTCCTGGCTTCAAAGTTCATGCGGGAGTTCTTGGTATCGACCTAGCTAAGGAAGCTAGTCGAAAAGGTCTCGTTGTCGTTAGCGGCGAATGTCCG ACGGTTGGCTTTGCGGGCGGATACATCCAAGGCGGTGGCCATTCTGCTTTAAGCTCAGTCTATGGATTGGCTGCCGACCAAACTTTGGAATTCGAGGTCATCACGGCTGATGGCCAACTTGTTCATGCCTCTCCCACGGAGAATGAAGACCTCTACTGGGCACTGAGTGGTGGG GGAGGTGGTACCTACGGGATTGTATGGTCTGTTACCATTAGACCTCACCAAGACCTCCCTGTCTCGATCGCATCACTCAATTTCACATCAGAAGATAATACCCAAGATGTCTTCTGGCAGGCTCTCAATGCGTATCAGGCCAGTACTCTGAATCTTACGGATTACGAAGTCTTTGGTATCGCACGATACACCAGCAAGCTTTTTAGCTTATACCCGATATTTGCAGTAAACAAGACCTCTGAAGAACTATCGGCGCTACTGAAACCGCTACTCAACACCCTGGATGGGCTCGGAGTCAAATATGTCTCGGCAGTCCAGTCCTATCCCGGATACATTGAAGCCTATAGTTCTATCTCGTTTCTCACAAATTTCCCGGTTGCGGATGCACTTATGTCGTCGCGACTGCTCCCCAGATCTCTCTGGGAGGATGTGGAGACACTTAAGAACGTTCAAAAAACGATCCGAGCTATTGTGGACAATCCGGGAGTTAATATATTTGAAAACGTTATGAAGGCCATACCGGAAGCTGCTGGTTATCCCCAGAACGCCGTCTTACCTGCATGGAGAAAGGCAGAAAGACATTTTGTATTCTCCCT GTTGCTGGAGGATGGTGAATCTATGGCGCAGATGCTGCACGACCAAGAGACGTTAACGAGAAATTTTCTGCCGGCTGTGAAAAGTTTAACGCCGGGTTCAGGATCCTACCTTAACGAG GCCGATCCAAATGACCCTGACTTCAAGGACGCGTTTTATGGTCCAAACTACAATAAGCTGCTGGCTATCAAAGATAAATGGGACCCTGACCATATCCTGTACGGATCCATTGCTGTTGGAGGGGATCGGTGGCGTCAGACGGAGGAAGGCAGGCTTTGTAGGAGTCAGTAG
- a CDS encoding uncharacterized protein (CAZy:AA7) translates to MFLKSVVVSAFTTFVVGQSSLPSCRILPSDSSWPAQDVWDTFNTSIDGRLIKTVPIGSPCHDPTFDQAQCDVIRNNWHSPEFHEANPSSIADPVFLNKSCDPFDPRETPCQIGAYVQYAVNVSSREDVIQTLQFVKEHNIRFVIKNTGHDYMGRSTGTGAVSVWMHNLQEIAWIPEFQSSNYTGPAFKVQAGVTGSKITEKASKQGLVVVSGACPTVGFTGGYIQGGGHSPLSTAYGLAADQTLEFEVITTQGDFVTASPTKNSNLFWALSGGGGGTYGIVWTVTVKAHKDLPITIGSVNFTLGDNTQDLYWKAIDAYQASTPDIMQGGAWAIAVYNNVSFSLFPVFGVNLTVQEVAAILRSLLHTLDSLGVHYTTATQTFPGYLDALNSVQFLANFQVANVLIGSRLLPRSLWKTNETIGNVQSTIRSIVDGGASVFDITMKATLRNAGDPVNAVLPAWRDAERHFIFTLPLVDGESIQQILQDRETITTQFLAALKRLTSVTGSYINEADSNDLDFKDAFYGANYDMLLHIKDKWDPDQIMYGRVAVGGDRWFETEEGRLCRTDATESP, encoded by the exons ATGTTCCTCAAGAGTGTCGTTGTGTCTGCGTTCACCACCTTTGTGGTCGGTCAATCATCCCTACCTTCATGTCGAATTCTGCCTTCAGACTCGTCATGGCCTGCCCAAGACGTATGGGACACCTTCAATACTTCGATCGACGGTCGTCTCATCAAAACCGTTCCGATCGGTAGTCCTTGTCATGACCCAACATTCGACCAGGCGCAATGCGATGTCATTCGAAATAACTGGCATAGCCCGGAGTTTCA TGAGGCCAATCCATCCTCCATAGCGGATCCTGTCTTTCTGAACAAGAGTTGTGATCCCTTCGACCCACGAGAAACCCCATGCCAAATCGGCGCATATGTTCAATACGCAGTGAACGTATCCTCACGCGAGGATGTCATTCAAACCCTACAGTTCGTGAAGGAACATAATATTCGGTTTGTTATCAAGAATACCGGTCACGA TTACATGGGAAGATCGACAGGTACCGGGGCCGTATCCGTGTGGATGCACAATCTTCAGGAGATCGCATGGATTCCCGAATTTCAATCGTCTAATTACACTGGGCCTGCGTTCAAAGTTCAGGCAGGAGTTACCGGTTCTAAGATAACTGAGAAAGCAAGCAAACAAGGCCTCGTTGTGGTTAGTGGCGCATGTCCT ACCGTGGGCTTTACAGGAGGATACATCCAAGGTGGTGGACATTCTCCTTTGAGCACAGCCTATGGGTTGGCTGCCGACCAGACTTTGGAATTCGAAGTGATCACAACGCAAGGCGATTTTGTAACCGCCTCTCCCACGAAGAATAGTAACCTCTTCTGGGCATTGAGTGGTGGT GGTGGAGGTACCTATGGGATCGTATGGACTGTCACTGTCAAAGCCCATAAAGACCTCCCGATCACGATTGGATCGGTCAACTTCACTTTGGGCGACAATACACAGGACCTATATTGGAAGGCCATTGATGCATATCAAGCCAGCACACCCGATATCATGCAAGGCGGGGCATGGGCTATTGCGGTCTACAATAACGTGTCTTTTAGCCTCTTTCCAGTATTCGGGGTAAACCTGACGGTTCAAGAAGTAGCGGCTATACTTCGATCTCTGCTCCACACGCTAGATTCACTTGGAGTCCATTATACCACGGCAACCCAAACGTTTCCTGGATACCTAGATGCGCTCAATTCAGTTCAGTTCCTTGCCAATTTCCAGGTCGCGAACGTGCTTATAGGATCACGTTTACTCCCGAGATCGCTCTGGAAGACAAATGAGACAATTGGGAATGTTCAAAGTACCATTCGGTCGATTGTTGACGGCGGGGCTAGCGTGTTTGATATTACTATGAAGGCTACACTCAGAAATGCTGGCGATCCTGTCAATGCTGTTCTGCCTGCATGGAGAGACGCAGAAAGGCATTTTATTTTCACCCT CCCGTTGGTGGATGGTGAATCTATACAGCAGATCCTACAAGACCGAGAGACGATAACAACACAATTTCTGGCAGCTTTGAAAAGGTTGACGTCAGTCACAGGATCTTATATCAATGAG GCGGATTCAAATGATCTTGATTTTAAAGACGCGTTTTACGGAGCGAACTACGACATGTTACTGCATATCAAAGATAAGTGGGATCCTGATCAGATTATGTATGGTCGCGTCGCTGTTGGAGGGGATCGATGGTTTGAGACGGAGGAAGGCAGACTCTGTAGGACAGACGCGACTGAATCTCCATGA